One part of the Prunus persica cultivar Lovell chromosome G5, Prunus_persica_NCBIv2, whole genome shotgun sequence genome encodes these proteins:
- the LOC18776099 gene encoding E3 ubiquitin-protein ligase BOI isoform X1, which produces MAVQAQYPSNILFLNRNSQEGHDYSLQAQPGGYLDQSHMLFNNGGGAVNNTTNQRKRGRETSAATEISPSILPFSLQQQSQPPPPQLIDLSQLHNHNHNHNNPNVVSTGLRLSFGDQQQQQQQQQQQFQQHHNQQQQQHSSALFSVLTEDFATQIKHQRDELDQFLQAQGEQLQRTLAEKRQRHYRALLNAAEESIARRLREKEVEVEKATRRNAELEARAAQLSVEAQVWQAKARAQQATAATLQAQLQQAMMSGGFVAAQDSRRGDDGVASPAGVEGQAEDAESAYIDPERVTMSAPSCKACRKRVASVVILPCRHLCLCTECDQMVQACPLCLCMRNSSVEVFLS; this is translated from the exons ATGGCAGTTCAAGCTCAATACCCTTCAAATATCCTCTTTCTAAACAG AAACTCACAAGAAGGGCATGATTATTCCTTACAAGCACAGCCAGGAGGATATCTTGATCAATCCCACATGCTATTCAAcaatggaggaggag CAGTCAATAATACTACCAATCAGCgcaaaagaggaagagaaactTCAGCTGCCACTGAAATCTCACCTTCAATCCTTCCTTTCTCTCTGCAACAACAATCccaacctcctcctcctcagcTCATCGACCTCTCCCAACtccacaaccacaaccacaaccacaacAATCCCAATGTGGTCTCCACAGGCCTCCGTTTATCCTTTGGagaccaacaacaacaacaacagcaacagcagcaacaaTTTCAACAGCATCacaatcaacaacaacaacaacactcTTCAGCTTTGTTCTCTGTTTTAACAGAGGACTTTGCTACCCAAATCAAACACCAGCGGGACGAATTAGACCAATTCCTTCAAGCCCAG gGGGAGCAACTGCAGCGCACATTAGCAGAGAAACGGCAGAGGCACTATCGTGCGCTACTGAACGCAGCAGAGGAATCAATAGCTCGTAggttgagagagaaagaggtggAGGTTGAGAAGGCCACGCGTAGAAATGCCGAGTTGGAAGCACGCGCTGCGCAACTTAGCGTGGAGGCCCAGGTTTGGCAGGCTAAGGCCCGGGCACAACAGGCCACTGCTGCGACCCTACAGGCCCAACTGCAGCAGGCTATGATGAGCGGCGGGTTTGTGGCGGCTCAGGATAGCAGGAGAGGGGACGATGGAGTAGCATCCCCGGCTGGCGTAGAGGGCCAAGCTGAGGATGCCGAGTCGGCATACATTGACCCGGAAAGAGTGACCATGTCTGCCCCGAGTTGTAAAGCGTGTCGAAAACGGGTCGCATCGGTGGTTATACTGCCATGCCGGCACTTATGCCTCTGTACAGAGTGTGACCAAATGGTTCAGGCCTGCCCATTGTGCCTCTGCATGAGAAATTCAAGTGTGGAAGTCTTTCTTTCTTAG
- the LOC18776099 gene encoding E3 ubiquitin-protein ligase BOI isoform X2, translating into MAVQAQYPSNILFLNRNSQEGHDYSLQAQPGGYLDQSHMLFNNGGGVNNTTNQRKRGRETSAATEISPSILPFSLQQQSQPPPPQLIDLSQLHNHNHNHNNPNVVSTGLRLSFGDQQQQQQQQQQQFQQHHNQQQQQHSSALFSVLTEDFATQIKHQRDELDQFLQAQGEQLQRTLAEKRQRHYRALLNAAEESIARRLREKEVEVEKATRRNAELEARAAQLSVEAQVWQAKARAQQATAATLQAQLQQAMMSGGFVAAQDSRRGDDGVASPAGVEGQAEDAESAYIDPERVTMSAPSCKACRKRVASVVILPCRHLCLCTECDQMVQACPLCLCMRNSSVEVFLS; encoded by the exons ATGGCAGTTCAAGCTCAATACCCTTCAAATATCCTCTTTCTAAACAG AAACTCACAAGAAGGGCATGATTATTCCTTACAAGCACAGCCAGGAGGATATCTTGATCAATCCCACATGCTATTCAAcaatggaggaggag TCAATAATACTACCAATCAGCgcaaaagaggaagagaaactTCAGCTGCCACTGAAATCTCACCTTCAATCCTTCCTTTCTCTCTGCAACAACAATCccaacctcctcctcctcagcTCATCGACCTCTCCCAACtccacaaccacaaccacaaccacaacAATCCCAATGTGGTCTCCACAGGCCTCCGTTTATCCTTTGGagaccaacaacaacaacaacagcaacagcagcaacaaTTTCAACAGCATCacaatcaacaacaacaacaacactcTTCAGCTTTGTTCTCTGTTTTAACAGAGGACTTTGCTACCCAAATCAAACACCAGCGGGACGAATTAGACCAATTCCTTCAAGCCCAG gGGGAGCAACTGCAGCGCACATTAGCAGAGAAACGGCAGAGGCACTATCGTGCGCTACTGAACGCAGCAGAGGAATCAATAGCTCGTAggttgagagagaaagaggtggAGGTTGAGAAGGCCACGCGTAGAAATGCCGAGTTGGAAGCACGCGCTGCGCAACTTAGCGTGGAGGCCCAGGTTTGGCAGGCTAAGGCCCGGGCACAACAGGCCACTGCTGCGACCCTACAGGCCCAACTGCAGCAGGCTATGATGAGCGGCGGGTTTGTGGCGGCTCAGGATAGCAGGAGAGGGGACGATGGAGTAGCATCCCCGGCTGGCGTAGAGGGCCAAGCTGAGGATGCCGAGTCGGCATACATTGACCCGGAAAGAGTGACCATGTCTGCCCCGAGTTGTAAAGCGTGTCGAAAACGGGTCGCATCGGTGGTTATACTGCCATGCCGGCACTTATGCCTCTGTACAGAGTGTGACCAAATGGTTCAGGCCTGCCCATTGTGCCTCTGCATGAGAAATTCAAGTGTGGAAGTCTTTCTTTCTTAG